The segment ACTTCGGTCCAGGTCACCTTGCGGCGGCTCATCGCCGTTTTGGCCGTGGCGTACAGGGCCCGCTTGCCGAAGCCCTTGGTGATCACGCCGTTGACCAGCCACGCGAACGACGGGATCGACTTGGGCAGCGGCTGGCCGGTGGCCATCAGCAGGCACATCGAGCCGACCACCGCCCCGGTGTTAAACAGCGTGCCGATGCTCGTCTTGGTATGGTCGCCGATCATCGCCCCGACCTTCGTCGAGCCGGTGTCGATCGTGCGCCCGTTGAGCATCACCTCGACGCTCGTGTAGTCGTTCTTGAGGTCCGAGTTCGTCGTCAACGCCCCGAGGTTCACCCACTCGCCCACATACGCGTGCCCGAGGAACCCGTCGTGGTACTTGTTCGAATAGCCGTGGATGATCGACTCCTCGACCTCGCCGCCCACCCGGCACTCCGGCCCGATCGTGCAGCCCTCGCGCAGCTTGGCGCCCAGCAGCAGCGACTTGGGCCCAATGTACGCCGGCCCTTCGATCCGCGTGTACGGATGCACCTCCGCCCCTTCCTCGATGTACACCGGCCCCCCCGTCACGTCGATGCACACGAACGGATGGATCGTCACGTCCTTGCCCACGTACAGCCGGTCCTTCGGCCCGCGCACCGCGTGCGGCTCCTCGATCGTGCCGTTCACGCCATACCGACCGGCGGCTTGGAAGTCCGCCGCCAGACCCGCCCCGTTGGCCAGCATCAAATCCCACGCGTGCTTCGCCATCGGGGCTTGCACCGTGACCTGCTTTGCGTTGGCTTTTCCGATCAAGTCGTCCAGCGACGCGACATTCTCGGGAACGTCCTTCTTCTCCAACCGAAGATAGACCAGATCGCCCTTAGCCGTCACGCCGCGCTCGCTGGGCCCCGCCCGCGGCAGCGCGTAATCGTTGCACAGCACCCGCCCGTTGACGATCAGCAGATCATCGCCCGCCAGAAAACTCACGTCGTTGACCGGCCGCTCCAGCCGCCGCTTGACCACCTCAGCCAGCCACTCGCGACAAAAATAGCCGATCGCCGACGTCGCGTACTGCCGCTCGATCTTCTCCGCCAGGCTGTGCCACCCGCACTTGAGCTCGAACACCGCCCGACTCAACGCCAACGGATAGAAGTCCTCGAACCGCGAATCCTCGAAAATCACCAGCTTCATGGTTGCCTCCCTTCGGCGCCGCCTCCATCCAATACCAGTCCACCGTCGCGACCGCCACCCAACGGCCGCAACCTTGTGAACTCCGACGCAACCGGCCCCTATCGTCAACGCGTTAACGATACGCCGCGCAAAGATCAAGCAAAATGTCCAAAACCGCCCCGCCAAGCCCCCCATCGCCGGCAGTTGCCTCTTGCCAAATCCATGCCTCTCGATACGATGGTGGCACGCCGGTCGGAATATCCGGATCGAGGAGATCGCATGCTCAAACAACCGTCGTTCACCCAACAGGAATACCAGGACCGCCTCGCCCGCGTCCAGCGCGCCATGGCCGATCGCGGCCTCGGCCTGCTCGTCTGCCACAACCTGGCCAATATCTGCTACCTCTGCGGCTTCCAGACCCTCGGCTCCTACGGCTACGGCTTCTACGAGCTGATTGTCCCCGCCGACGGCCAGCCGACCCTCTTCGCCTCCGACTTCGAAAGCCACAACGCCCGAATCTTCTCCTGGCTCGCCGACGTCGTGACCTACGACGTCCCGCCCGACGCCGATCGCGGACCGGTCGCCGTCCTGGCCAACCTGCTGACCGACCGCGGATGGGCCGAGGCCAGGATCGGCGTCGAGACCGGCCACTACGCCATGACCGTCGGCCAGTATAGGCAGTTGACCGCGAGACTTTCCAAAGCCGACCTCGTCGACGCCACCGACCTCGTCGACACCGTCAAGATCGTCAAATCCTCCGCCGAAATCGACGTGCTCAAACGCGCCGCGGCCCTGACCACCGCCGGAATGCTCGACGGCATCGACGCCGCACGACCCGGCGCAACCGACAACGCCGTCGCCGCCGCCATGTACGCCCGCGTCATCCGCGACGGCGGCGAGTACTTCAGCCTCCAGCCCATCGTCACCACCGGCCGCCGATCCGGCATTCCCCATTCCACCTTTCGCCGCCAGACCCTCGCTTCCGGCGACAACGGCTTCCTTGAACTCTCAGCCGCCGTCGAACGCTACAGCGCGCCTTGCCTGCGGACCGTCTGCCTCGGCCAGCCGTCCGACGCGGTCAAACGCGCCTTCGACGGCTGCCTCGCCGGCACCGACTCGCTCATCGAGAACATCCGACCCGGCGCCTCCGGCCGCCAGGTCGCGCGACGCGCCGCAGCCGCCCTTCGCGCCGTCGAACCCGACCTGCTCTGGCACGGTTACTACGCCTATTCCGTCGGCCTCACCTTCCCGCCCGCCTGCTCCGACTGCGTCAGCCCCTGCGAAATCACCGAAAAAAACGACCTGACCCTCGCCGCCGGCATGGTCTTCCACGCCAGCATCTCCCTCCGCCAGGTCGGCCAATTCGGCGTCACCCTCGGCGATACCGTCCTGGTCACCGAAACCGGCTCCCAGCGCCTCACCCAAGTCCCCCGCCAACTCTTCGTCCGCTGACATGCCCGCCCGCGGCGATCCAGCCGGGCGGGTCGCGGCCGTCTTGCCGCTTCTTGCCCGCCGACCATTGCAATGCCCGTGCCCGCCCCATAAAATGCGCCTCGTCCGCGAATGGCCGTAATCCAGATTCCAGGCGTTCAACGAAAGGTCAACCGATGGCCGAGCAGATCTTCGAACCGTTGCCCAAAACCGAAGTCATCAAGGCGGTCGAGCGAAGAAACCCGACTCGAATCCCGCTGGTCATGGCCCGCTGGTGGGGCGAAGGACTCACCGAACAGTACGGCGACCGCCTCCGCCAGCTCGACCGCTATCCCGAAGACGCCGTCATGGTCACCGCCGACTCCGTGCCCTTCGGCCAGATGGGCCTCTCCTGGTACGACCCGCAACAAGCCGCCAAAGCCCTCGACGCCCGCGCCGTCCTGCCCGACTGGAAACACCTCGACGAATTCATCGACAAAATGCCTGACCCGGACCGCCCGGGACTCTTCGACGACCTCAAGCGCCAAGCCGACCAGCACCGTAAAACCGACCGCTACGTCCTCTTCACCCTATGGAACCTCTTCTTCGAAAAACCGTGGGTCATCCGCGGCATGGAAAACCTCATGCTCGACTACTACGAGCATCCCGAAGAGGTCCACCGCCTCCACGACGCCCTCTGCCGAAACTACGTCGGACTCATCCGACGCGCCAAACGAGAACTCCAACCCGACGGCTTCTGGACCAGCGACGACCTCGGCAATCAGCGGCAACTGATGATGAAGCCCGACCACTTCCGCGAATTCCTCAAACCCTACTACTGCCGCGTCGGCGACGCCTGCCGCGAAACCGGCCTCCACTTCTGGCTCCATAGCTGCGGCGACAACAGCACCGCCCTCGACGACCTGATCGACGCCGGACTCGACGTCTTCCACCCCGTCCAGAAACACACCATGGACGAACGCCAGACCGCCAAACGCTTCGGCGGACGACTCGCCTTCCTCGCCGGCTTCGACGTCCAGCACATCCTCCAGGAAGGCACGCCAGACGACGTCCGCGCCGAGGTCCGATTCCTCATCGACACGTTCGACCGGCCCGACGGCGGCATGGCCCTCGCCGCTGGAAACGGCATCGTCGCCGGAACCCCCTTCGAAAACATCGAGGCCTTCCTCGACGAAGCCGTCCGCTACGGCGCCCAACACCGCCGCCAATTCAACCCATGACCCGCGACGCCGACCGAAAGGAGACCGCCGTGACCCGCATCGGCATAGCCTCGCTGATCTGCCTCCTGCTGATCGCCGGATGCGGACGGCCCGACAAACCCGGCAAACACAGCCGCAAATCCCGACACGCCCAAACCCAGCCGGCGAGCATGCCGGCCATCCCGCCCGCCCAGCCGCTGCCCGCCGACCTCGTCGACGAATTCGACCTCCGCGATTTCCCCGAACCCTCCGGCCTCGTCTTCCATCCCGCCCGCCAGACCCTCTTCGTCGTCGGCGACGAAGGAGACCTCGCCGAAATCGCCACCGACGGCACGACGGTCAACCGGGCCGAAAATCCCCGCCGCGGCGACTACGAAGGCGTCGCCGTCGATCCCGCCACCGGCCTCCTCTACGTCGCCCAGGAAGGCGCCGAAACCATCCACGAAGTCGATCCCAACTCCTTCGCCTTCCTCCGCAGCTTCCAGATCCAACGCCGCCTCGGCGAACAACTGATCCTCAAGTACGG is part of the Phycisphaerae bacterium genome and harbors:
- a CDS encoding aminopeptidase P family protein, whose translation is MLKQPSFTQQEYQDRLARVQRAMADRGLGLLVCHNLANICYLCGFQTLGSYGYGFYELIVPADGQPTLFASDFESHNARIFSWLADVVTYDVPPDADRGPVAVLANLLTDRGWAEARIGVETGHYAMTVGQYRQLTARLSKADLVDATDLVDTVKIVKSSAEIDVLKRAAALTTAGMLDGIDAARPGATDNAVAAAMYARVIRDGGEYFSLQPIVTTGRRSGIPHSTFRRQTLASGDNGFLELSAAVERYSAPCLRTVCLGQPSDAVKRAFDGCLAGTDSLIENIRPGASGRQVARRAAAALRAVEPDLLWHGYYAYSVGLTFPPACSDCVSPCEITEKNDLTLAAGMVFHASISLRQVGQFGVTLGDTVLVTETGSQRLTQVPRQLFVR
- a CDS encoding methylcobamide--CoM methyltransferase, whose product is MAEQIFEPLPKTEVIKAVERRNPTRIPLVMARWWGEGLTEQYGDRLRQLDRYPEDAVMVTADSVPFGQMGLSWYDPQQAAKALDARAVLPDWKHLDEFIDKMPDPDRPGLFDDLKRQADQHRKTDRYVLFTLWNLFFEKPWVIRGMENLMLDYYEHPEEVHRLHDALCRNYVGLIRRAKRELQPDGFWTSDDLGNQRQLMMKPDHFREFLKPYYCRVGDACRETGLHFWLHSCGDNSTALDDLIDAGLDVFHPVQKHTMDERQTAKRFGGRLAFLAGFDVQHILQEGTPDDVRAEVRFLIDTFDRPDGGMALAAGNGIVAGTPFENIEAFLDEAVRYGAQHRRQFNP